A section of the Halocalculus aciditolerans genome encodes:
- a CDS encoding DUF7286 family protein, translating to MTDERGRVPLALVGVALLVASAGVASHVSLAAPQATTPDTDAAAREATVLARLAVADGATRAARAAAAHPVVAPAGPYGDALRADHAFRDALRLRTYAAVRRALANTTTRRGDVTATVALPGIDSPADAERAIGRVHLAERADGGTNVTVTGLRLTLRRDGRVVSRETTAVTVAVATPVLGLHDRVADYAARLDAGPLDGPGLGRRLTARATVVAWGRGWAQYGGAPVANVLATRHVAVTTNAAVLGVQRETLGRADARATTRYRRAAVETGVQDLLGPSAGAVGGAPASPGLPGDAAGTLLGEKKAVSVDVNATADRAFLALDEDLDGVFRDTYRGRIRVETAATTLSTRRVNATAARAGVTAAERGPAVATPGGFVRLATRHRRVRTVRRVGNASLATTSLVTVAVVGRAAPDGRAPDRALVDQPTGLLRDASNAVVRARGGVDTLARRAADGGASTTAATVPLSVPENARKVAVRNVTRLHDRLTRALSTTLSPGAGLDANPRRRLADRLAEQRAALVDAPARYRSLDARAATAARAAYLDAVVERLRGETGGFDAVRRVVAAHADQPLAAATARPERTANASAGDSPVLSVRGTPSYLSTSRVDGRYPLATRNTNLFTVPYADAGDAVADAVVPDPPADASLASAVTTLRALDGVRGNATLRERRAALRSDVAAATDRLRPPLVDALARRTTLTEDARRAAVDAAFARYDGPAVTATAAVNGSLASTVAREAAARGADAPGLRIALRVALREARRTRGRVPGGRVTDARRSAQTALSAVTAEGANRIGDAAKREAAHRVADAGERVLGEKLDDAAARRAAKQRLAQLPAGLPIAPVPGYWYATANAWVVSARGGYERVAVTARTHTPGNDSLTYVRQNETVRVDVDGDGAREVVGRNEEVTFSVSTVVVVVVPPGPRGVGDTDGNADERSTGW from the coding sequence GTGACCGACGAACGCGGCCGCGTCCCGCTCGCCCTCGTCGGCGTCGCCCTGCTCGTCGCGAGCGCGGGCGTCGCCAGCCACGTCTCCCTCGCCGCGCCACAGGCCACGACGCCGGACACCGACGCTGCCGCCCGCGAAGCCACCGTGCTCGCGCGCCTCGCCGTCGCCGACGGCGCGACCCGCGCGGCGCGAGCGGCGGCCGCACACCCGGTCGTCGCGCCCGCCGGCCCCTACGGCGACGCCCTCCGCGCCGACCACGCCTTCCGGGACGCCCTCCGCCTCCGGACCTACGCGGCCGTCCGGCGCGCGCTCGCGAACACGACCACGCGCCGCGGCGACGTGACGGCGACCGTCGCCCTCCCCGGCATCGACTCGCCCGCGGACGCCGAACGCGCCATCGGCCGCGTCCACCTCGCCGAGCGCGCCGACGGCGGGACGAACGTCACCGTCACCGGCCTCCGACTCACGCTTCGCCGCGACGGACGCGTCGTCTCCCGTGAAACTACCGCCGTGACCGTCGCCGTCGCCACGCCCGTGCTCGGTCTCCACGACCGCGTCGCCGACTACGCGGCGCGACTCGACGCCGGCCCGCTCGACGGCCCCGGCCTCGGTCGCCGCCTCACCGCCCGCGCCACCGTCGTCGCGTGGGGCCGCGGCTGGGCGCAGTACGGCGGCGCGCCCGTCGCGAACGTCCTCGCCACCCGCCACGTCGCTGTCACGACGAACGCCGCCGTTCTCGGCGTCCAGCGTGAGACACTCGGCCGCGCCGACGCCCGCGCGACCACTCGGTATCGCCGAGCCGCCGTCGAAACCGGCGTGCAGGACCTCCTCGGCCCGAGCGCTGGCGCTGTCGGCGGCGCGCCCGCCTCACCCGGCCTACCCGGCGACGCCGCCGGCACGCTCCTTGGCGAGAAGAAGGCGGTTTCCGTCGACGTGAACGCGACCGCCGACCGCGCGTTTCTCGCCCTCGACGAGGACCTCGACGGCGTCTTCCGCGACACCTACCGCGGCCGCATCCGCGTCGAAACCGCGGCGACGACACTCAGTACCCGTCGCGTAAACGCCACCGCCGCGCGCGCCGGGGTTACGGCCGCAGAGCGCGGCCCCGCGGTTGCCACGCCCGGGGGCTTCGTGCGCCTCGCGACACGCCACCGACGCGTCCGGACCGTCCGCCGAGTCGGGAACGCGTCGCTCGCGACGACCAGCCTCGTGACCGTCGCCGTCGTCGGCCGCGCCGCACCCGACGGCCGCGCGCCGGATCGAGCGCTCGTCGACCAGCCTACCGGTCTGCTCCGCGACGCGTCGAACGCCGTCGTCCGTGCGCGCGGCGGCGTCGACACGCTCGCCCGCCGCGCCGCCGACGGCGGCGCGAGCACGACCGCCGCGACCGTTCCCCTCAGCGTCCCCGAGAACGCCCGAAAAGTGGCTGTTCGGAACGTCACGCGCCTCCACGACCGCCTCACCCGGGCGCTCTCCACGACTCTCTCCCCCGGGGCGGGACTCGACGCGAATCCGCGCCGTCGGCTCGCCGACCGACTCGCCGAGCAACGAGCCGCGCTCGTCGACGCGCCGGCGCGGTATCGCTCGCTCGACGCGCGCGCCGCGACCGCCGCCCGCGCCGCCTACCTCGACGCGGTCGTCGAGCGTCTCCGCGGCGAAACCGGCGGGTTCGACGCCGTGCGCCGCGTCGTCGCTGCTCACGCCGACCAGCCGCTCGCCGCCGCGACCGCCCGACCGGAGCGAACCGCGAACGCCTCTGCCGGGGACTCCCCAGTGCTCTCCGTTCGAGGGACGCCGTCGTACCTCTCGACGAGCCGCGTCGACGGCCGCTACCCGCTCGCCACGCGGAACACGAATCTCTTCACCGTCCCCTACGCGGACGCCGGGGACGCGGTCGCCGACGCCGTCGTTCCCGACCCGCCCGCGGACGCGTCGCTCGCCTCCGCCGTCACCACGCTCCGCGCGCTCGACGGCGTCCGCGGTAACGCGACGCTGCGCGAGCGGCGCGCCGCGCTCCGCTCCGACGTCGCCGCCGCGACCGACCGACTGCGGCCGCCGCTCGTCGACGCGCTCGCGCGCCGAACAACCCTCACCGAGGACGCTCGTCGGGCGGCCGTCGACGCCGCGTTCGCCCGGTACGATGGCCCAGCCGTGACGGCGACCGCCGCGGTGAACGGCTCGCTCGCGTCCACGGTCGCGCGTGAGGCCGCGGCGCGCGGCGCGGACGCTCCGGGGCTCCGCATCGCGCTCCGCGTGGCGCTCCGCGAGGCGCGGCGGACGCGCGGCCGCGTGCCCGGCGGCCGCGTCACCGACGCGCGACGGAGCGCGCAGACCGCTCTCAGTGCAGTCACCGCGGAGGGCGCGAACCGCATCGGCGACGCGGCGAAGCGGGAAGCCGCCCACCGCGTCGCCGACGCCGGCGAGCGCGTGCTCGGCGAGAAACTCGACGACGCCGCGGCGCGCCGCGCCGCCAAGCAGCGGCTCGCACAACTGCCCGCCGGCCTCCCCATCGCGCCCGTTCCCGGCTACTGGTACGCGACCGCGAACGCCTGGGTGGTCTCCGCCCGCGGCGGCTACGAGCGCGTCGCCGTCACCGCCCGCACGCACACGCCCGGGAACGACTCGCTCACCTACGTTCGGCAGAACGAGACCGTGCGCGTCGACGTGGACGGCGACGGCGCGCGAGAGGTCGTCGGCCGGAACGAGGAGGTCACGTTCTCGGTCTCGACCGTCGTCGTCGTGGTCGTCCCGCCCGGGCCGCGCGGCGTCGGCGACACCGACGGGAACGCCGACGAACGCTCGACCGGCTGGTGA
- a CDS encoding DUF7284 family protein, whose translation MDVSRAVSTPLDAALAVLLVAAAIAVLVAAQPPSDPAPSPHRVADAVLPVTANVSCTGRAGRVRAPLGDLLASAAANRTPPACAARAAERALGLAVPRANLTLVTTGQRVLAAGPPPHGDRVRAATAALPGAPDATLVVRTWSP comes from the coding sequence GTGGACGTGAGCCGCGCCGTCAGCACGCCGCTCGACGCCGCCCTCGCCGTCCTCCTCGTCGCCGCTGCCATCGCCGTGCTCGTCGCCGCGCAGCCACCTAGTGACCCCGCGCCGTCGCCACACCGCGTCGCCGACGCCGTTCTTCCCGTGACGGCGAACGTCTCCTGCACCGGCCGCGCCGGCCGCGTCCGCGCGCCGCTCGGCGACCTCCTCGCCAGCGCCGCCGCCAACCGAACTCCGCCCGCGTGTGCGGCACGCGCCGCGGAGCGCGCGCTCGGGCTGGCGGTCCCGCGGGCGAACCTTACACTCGTCACGACCGGGCAGCGCGTACTCGCCGCCGGGCCGCCGCCGCACGGCGACCGTGTCCGCGCCGCCACCGCCGCCCTCCCCGGTGCGCCCGACGCGACCCTCGTCGTTCGGACGTGGTCGCCGTGA
- a CDS encoding DUF7285 family protein, with protein MRRSSDSAQTEPLAALVAVLAVVAAVGTYATVYGRALPGQATAQPTATLDHVADEITAGGVARPAKLANLERSAGLSLNVTLRAATRAWSVGPRPPRDAPAAARPLPVRTGGRVAFGRLRVVVWT; from the coding sequence ATGCGACGCTCGTCGGATAGCGCGCAGACGGAGCCGCTCGCCGCGCTCGTCGCCGTCCTCGCCGTCGTCGCCGCGGTCGGCACGTACGCCACCGTCTACGGCCGCGCGCTCCCCGGACAGGCGACGGCGCAGCCGACGGCCACGCTCGACCACGTCGCGGACGAAATCACCGCGGGCGGCGTCGCCCGACCTGCGAAATTGGCGAACCTCGAACGCTCCGCGGGTCTCTCGCTGAACGTCACGCTCCGCGCGGCGACCCGCGCGTGGTCGGTCGGGCCGCGCCCGCCGAGAGATGCGCCGGCCGCCGCGCGTCCGCTCCCCGTTCGCACCGGCGGGCGGGTCGCGTTCGGCCGCCTCCGCGTGGTGGTGTGGACGTGA
- a CDS encoding DUF7283 family protein yields MPTLAADTLPVWVALTAVTAVLLAAALAVPTAPPPDAAALARAVDAVAASDHPTRRTLPVRADAVRLHPARLSLRSDGGTATATLRYGPVVPASGRLAAVLAGRDVRDVFETPAAFRDAVERALARARTRAGGWLTTDRLRVRHVTWGDVDATLVG; encoded by the coding sequence ATGCCGACGCTCGCCGCCGACACGCTCCCCGTCTGGGTCGCTCTCACCGCCGTCACGGCCGTCCTCCTCGCCGCGGCTCTCGCCGTTCCGACCGCCCCGCCGCCCGACGCCGCCGCGCTCGCCCGCGCCGTCGACGCCGTCGCCGCCAGCGACCATCCCACGCGTCGCACGCTCCCCGTCCGCGCCGACGCCGTCCGCCTCCACCCCGCCCGGCTCTCCCTCCGCTCCGACGGCGGCACCGCGACCGCCACCCTCCGCTACGGCCCCGTCGTCCCCGCGTCCGGCCGGCTCGCGGCCGTCCTCGCCGGTCGAGACGTTCGGGACGTCTTCGAGACGCCCGCCGCGTTCCGCGACGCCGTCGAGCGAGCGCTCGCCCGTGCTCGAACCCGCGCCGGCGGCTGGCTGACGACCGACCGCCTCCGCGTCCGCCACGTCACCTGGGGTGACGTCGATGCGACGCTCGTCGGATAG
- a CDS encoding ATPase, T2SS/T4P/T4SS family produces MLERLGGLRGRPDGTAACACDATVDAGTLRLDAADCPGDGRLADAPACRATAVRALRRADADRVVVRRPGVDSRYDAATAALLLAAGRFAERAAVHDDRLADRAATDPLSAASAAAGRAGPVARIAAETALAAVADAHPGYDGVRTFDGPTLAHARLDPDPPADARLRDTRDTAGATVRVYDADPLPVYHVTPREAAFDADDYATLDAAAARLADGALGGARAATAAVRRVAGRDDPTADLAAVLRKHTRGFGVLDDLFADSRVTDVYATAPADDTPLRVVVDGETMTTNAVLSAAGADALASRLRATSGRPLSAASPTLDATATGVGTRDRVRAAAVTDPVSDGPAFAVRAADSDPWRLTALVANGTVTPAAAGFLSLAVERGAACLLAGPRGAGKTTLLGALCWELPPSTRLVAIEDTPELPLAALRDADRDAQGLRADPGGAFTPADAVRTALRLGDGALAVGEIRGQEAPALFEAMRVGAHDGAVLGTVHGEGAAELRGRVADLGVTPAAFAATDLVVTLAPTPDGRRVTTIEEVAGPDAAAELYTRGPTGLAATGRIDRGQSAAVAALAAPDETYADVRAAIDARADRFREET; encoded by the coding sequence ATGCTCGAACGACTCGGTGGACTCCGCGGGCGACCCGACGGCACTGCCGCCTGCGCCTGCGATGCCACGGTCGACGCCGGGACGCTCCGACTCGACGCCGCCGACTGCCCAGGCGACGGCCGCCTCGCCGACGCCCCGGCCTGCCGCGCCACCGCCGTCCGCGCGCTCCGCCGCGCCGACGCCGACCGCGTCGTCGTCCGCCGCCCCGGCGTCGACAGCCGCTACGACGCGGCGACCGCCGCGCTCCTCCTCGCCGCCGGCCGGTTCGCCGAACGCGCCGCCGTCCACGACGACCGCCTCGCCGACCGCGCCGCCACCGACCCCCTCTCCGCCGCCAGCGCCGCCGCCGGCCGCGCCGGCCCCGTCGCCCGCATCGCCGCCGAAACCGCACTCGCAGCCGTCGCCGACGCCCACCCCGGCTACGACGGGGTCCGGACGTTCGACGGCCCGACGCTCGCTCACGCCCGCCTCGACCCCGACCCGCCGGCCGACGCCCGCCTCCGCGACACCCGCGACACGGCCGGCGCGACCGTCCGCGTCTACGACGCCGACCCTCTCCCCGTCTACCACGTCACGCCCCGCGAAGCCGCCTTCGACGCCGACGACTACGCGACGCTCGACGCCGCCGCCGCCCGGCTCGCCGACGGCGCACTCGGCGGGGCGCGCGCCGCGACCGCCGCCGTCCGCCGCGTCGCCGGCCGCGACGACCCGACCGCCGACCTCGCCGCCGTCCTCCGGAAACACACCCGCGGGTTCGGCGTGCTCGACGACCTCTTCGCCGACTCCCGCGTGACGGACGTCTACGCCACCGCCCCCGCCGACGACACCCCGCTCCGCGTCGTCGTCGACGGCGAGACGATGACCACGAACGCCGTTCTCTCCGCCGCGGGCGCAGACGCCCTCGCCTCCCGCCTCCGCGCGACGAGCGGTCGCCCGCTCTCCGCCGCCAGCCCGACGCTCGACGCCACCGCGACCGGCGTCGGCACCCGCGACCGCGTCCGCGCCGCCGCCGTCACCGACCCCGTCAGCGACGGCCCCGCGTTCGCCGTCCGCGCCGCCGACAGCGACCCCTGGCGGCTCACCGCCCTCGTCGCCAACGGAACCGTCACCCCCGCCGCCGCGGGCTTTCTCTCCCTCGCCGTCGAGCGCGGCGCGGCCTGCCTCCTCGCCGGCCCCCGCGGCGCGGGGAAGACCACCCTCCTCGGCGCGCTCTGCTGGGAGCTCCCGCCGTCCACGCGCCTCGTCGCCATCGAGGACACGCCCGAACTCCCGCTCGCCGCGCTCCGCGACGCCGACCGCGACGCCCAGGGCCTCCGCGCCGACCCCGGCGGCGCGTTCACGCCCGCCGACGCCGTCCGCACCGCCCTCCGCCTCGGCGACGGCGCGCTCGCCGTCGGCGAAATCCGCGGCCAGGAAGCCCCCGCGCTCTTCGAGGCGATGCGCGTCGGCGCGCACGACGGCGCGGTCCTCGGCACCGTCCACGGCGAGGGCGCGGCGGAACTCCGCGGCCGCGTCGCCGACCTCGGCGTCACCCCGGCCGCGTTCGCCGCCACCGACCTCGTCGTCACGCTCGCCCCCACCCCCGACGGGCGACGCGTCACGACCATCGAGGAAGTCGCCGGCCCCGACGCCGCCGCCGAACTCTACACCCGCGGGCCGACCGGGCTCGCCGCGACGGGCCGCATCGACCGCGGGCAGAGCGCCGCCGTCGCCGCGCTCGCCGCACCCGACGAGACCTACGCCGACGTCCGCGCCGCCATCGACGCGCGCGCCGACCGCTTCCGGGAGGAAACGTGA
- a CDS encoding DUF7311 family protein, whose protein sequence is MIVRVVVGVVLAAALLAATTPALDAARTDRGAQVGATETARLLDAVGALVERSDPTPPDAPGAVRRLAVRIPPPSLTFPRVSVFLDPPPAADVGRANRSRVGYRVNGRTHATRTRLPLATDAAGRRLTVESGERARLALRYVRSANRSMVRVARDSK, encoded by the coding sequence GTGATCGTCCGAGTCGTCGTCGGCGTCGTGCTCGCCGCCGCGCTCCTGGCTGCCACGACGCCCGCGCTCGACGCCGCGCGCACCGACCGCGGCGCGCAGGTCGGCGCGACGGAGACGGCGCGACTCCTCGACGCCGTCGGAGCGCTCGTCGAGCGGAGCGACCCGACGCCGCCCGACGCCCCCGGCGCGGTCCGGCGTCTCGCCGTTCGTATCCCGCCCCCCTCGCTCACGTTCCCGCGCGTCTCGGTCTTCCTCGACCCGCCGCCAGCGGCCGACGTCGGCCGCGCGAACCGCTCGCGGGTCGGCTACCGCGTGAACGGCCGGACGCACGCGACGCGAACCCGACTCCCGCTCGCGACCGATGCCGCCGGCCGTCGACTCACCGTCGAGAGCGGCGAACGCGCCCGGCTCGCGCTCCGCTACGTCCGGTCGGCGAATCGGTCGATGGTCCGCGTCGCGCGAGACTCTAAGTAG
- a CDS encoding DUF7310 family coiled-coil domain-containing protein, translating to MPDTETLAARVRALERRATGHDAAADAADTDADALLATSGPDTGALEARLDDVEARLDRLDADLQAVRGFAGELDTVNDAVERRADAALAAVDRLEADADPVPNGGPGPARTPRGSPDDTPQNRPDDAAQTGSEDALEPGRDALERSGFDRGAFDRDAAESRASAPGLLARLRARL from the coding sequence GTGCCCGACACCGAAACGCTCGCCGCCCGCGTCCGCGCCCTCGAACGGCGCGCCACTGGCCACGACGCAGCCGCTGACGCCGCCGATACCGACGCTGACGCGCTGCTCGCGACATCCGGCCCTGACACCGGCGCGCTCGAAGCCCGCCTCGACGACGTCGAAGCCCGACTCGATAGACTCGACGCCGACCTCCAGGCGGTGCGCGGGTTCGCCGGCGAACTCGACACCGTCAACGACGCCGTCGAGCGCCGCGCCGACGCCGCCCTCGCCGCCGTCGACCGCCTCGAAGCCGACGCGGACCCGGTCCCGAACGGCGGCCCGGGCCCCGCGCGAACACCCCGCGGCTCACCGGACGACACACCCCAAAACCGCCCCGACGACGCGGCTCAAACCGGATCCGAGGATGCACTCGAACCCGGACGCGACGCCCTCGAACGTAGTGGGTTCGACCGCGGCGCGTTCGACCGTGACGCCGCTGAGTCACGCGCGAGCGCGCCCGGCCTCCTCGCGCGGCTCCGGGCGCGCCTGTGA
- a CDS encoding tubulin/FtsZ family protein, whose product MKAAVVGVGQAGGKLAQALTEYDSRTGFDAVEGALAVNTARQDLEGLDLPTVLVGQERVAGNGVGGDNELGASVMQADAPMVLDELDGIVRSSTEAIFVAAGLGGGTGSGGAPVLARQLSRVYDAPVYVLGVLPGKDEGALYQANAGRSLKTVSREADAVLLVDNDAWREAGESVGDAYAAINERVAKRVGLLLASGEAVQGVGESVVDSSEVINTLRKGGLAVLGFADAPAAADAGENVNVITSTARKALLTGTSVPNVVDADAALVVVAGDTDRLSRKGVERARQWVQEQTGSMEVRGGDFPLDGEKLAVLVLLAGVTRNDHIQSFVDRARDAAEADAEDAPDPAAAFENDELDGLF is encoded by the coding sequence ATGAAGGCAGCCGTCGTCGGTGTCGGGCAGGCGGGCGGAAAGCTCGCACAGGCGCTCACAGAGTACGACTCCCGGACGGGATTCGACGCCGTCGAGGGCGCGCTCGCGGTGAACACGGCCCGACAGGACCTCGAAGGCCTCGACCTCCCGACAGTGCTCGTGGGGCAAGAGCGCGTGGCGGGGAACGGCGTCGGCGGCGACAACGAGCTCGGCGCGTCGGTGATGCAGGCCGACGCGCCGATGGTGCTCGACGAACTCGACGGGATCGTCCGGTCGAGCACGGAAGCCATCTTCGTGGCGGCAGGGCTGGGCGGGGGGACGGGGTCGGGCGGCGCGCCCGTGCTCGCCCGCCAGCTCTCCCGCGTCTACGACGCGCCGGTCTACGTGCTCGGCGTGCTCCCCGGGAAGGACGAGGGGGCGCTCTACCAGGCGAACGCCGGGCGGTCGCTGAAGACGGTGTCGCGGGAGGCAGACGCGGTGCTCCTCGTGGACAACGACGCGTGGCGGGAAGCGGGTGAGAGCGTCGGGGACGCCTACGCGGCCATCAACGAGCGCGTCGCGAAGCGCGTCGGCCTCCTGCTGGCGTCCGGTGAGGCCGTGCAGGGAGTCGGCGAGTCCGTCGTCGACTCCTCCGAGGTCATCAACACGCTCCGGAAGGGCGGGCTGGCGGTGCTCGGGTTCGCGGACGCACCGGCCGCGGCGGACGCGGGAGAGAACGTGAACGTCATCACGTCGACGGCGCGGAAAGCCCTTCTCACGGGCACGAGCGTGCCGAACGTCGTCGACGCGGACGCGGCGCTGGTGGTCGTCGCGGGCGACACCGACCGGCTGTCGCGGAAGGGCGTAGAGCGCGCTCGCCAGTGGGTGCAAGAGCAGACCGGGTCGATGGAGGTACGCGGCGGCGACTTCCCGCTCGACGGCGAGAAGCTCGCGGTGCTCGTCCTGCTCGCGGGCGTCACGCGAAACGACCACATCCAGTCGTTCGTGGACCGCGCGCGGGACGCCGCCGAGGCGGACGCGGAGGACGCGCCCGACCCGGCGGCGGCGTTCGAGAACGACGAGCTGGACGGGCTCTTCTAA